Proteins from a genomic interval of Anolis sagrei isolate rAnoSag1 chromosome 1, rAnoSag1.mat, whole genome shotgun sequence:
- the RIC8A gene encoding synembryn-A — MAVQAVLETIENGEQDTVLKVLQIYNQEKSQCFIFEDEEQEERKKMALLLIKFLERELQPSCQVVCLESIRILSRDKTCLQPFATLEGLKTLARHAGIDYTEERIVEVPDLDVILEALKCLCNIVFSSRDAQERSSEAQIVVGLTDRIKLYNERNFPHDIQFFDLRLLFLLTALRLDIRQQLAQELRGISLMADTLELTLGVKWIDPHEVTAVENPSLPLPRQEAERAMEILKVLFNITFDTNKREVDEEDAALYRHLGALLRHCLMISADGEDRTEEFHSHTVNLLGNLPLKCLDVLLAPKVHPGSLEYMGVNMDAVNVLLDFLDRRLDRGHKLKESLTPVLNLLTESARAHRQTRKFLKAKVLPPLRDVKNRPEVGNLLRNKLVRLMTHIDTDVKHCAAEFLFVLCKESVSRFVKYTGYGNAAGLLAARGLMAGGRTEGEYSEDEDTDTEEYKEAKPNINPITGRVEEKLPNPMEGMTDEQKEHEAMKLVNMFDKLSRKQVIQPMAMDPDGNLTTLEDTIPQMVEETPSSDSDLELD; from the exons ATGGCAGTCCAGGCTGTGCTGGAGACAATAGAAAATGGGGAGCAAGATACAGTCCTCAAGGTGCTACAGATCTACAACCAGGAG AAATCACAGTGTTTCATCTTTGAAGATGAGgaacaagaagaaaggaag AAAATGGCCCTGCTCCTGATCAAGTTCTTGGAGAGGGAGCTGCAGCCATCCTGCCAGGTTGTATGTTTGGAAAGCATCCGGATCCTGTCCCGGGATAAAACCTGCCTTCAACCTTTTGCCACTTTGGAAGGCTTGAAGACCCTCGCCAGACATGCTGGAATTGATTACACAGAGGAGCGTATTGTAGAAGTCCCAGACCTGGATGTGATCCTGGAGGCCCTTAAATGCCTCTGCAACATTGTCTTCAGCAGCCGAGATGCGCAGGAACGTTCCTCTGAGGCCCAGATAGTGGTGGGGCTCACAGACCGCATCAAACTTTATAATGAGAGAAACTTCCCCCACGATATCCAATTTTTTGACTTGCGTCTTCTCTTCTTGCTGACGGCACTCAGGCTGGACATCCGGCAGCAGCTTGCGCAGGAGCTCCGAGGGATCAGTCTGATGGCAGATACCCTGGAGCTTACCCTGGGGGTCAAGTGGATCGACCCTCATGAGGTCACTGCTGTGGAGAACCCTTCCCTGCCTTTACCTCGGCAGGAGGCTGAGCGTGCCATGGAGATCCTGAAGGTGCTCTTCAATATCACCTTTGATACCAACAAGAGGGAAGTGGATGAG GAAGACGCAGCTCTATACCGACACCTCGGTGCCCTCCTACGTCATTGCCTGATGATTTCAGCAGATGGGGAGGACAGGACAGAAGAATTTCACAG TCACACAGTCAACCTCTTGGGCAATCTGCCTCTCAAATGTCTGGATGTCTTGCTGGCCCCGAAGGTACATCCAGGCTCACTTGAGTACATGGGAGTCAACATGGATGCTGTCAATGTTCTCCTGGATTTCCTTGACCGACGTCTTGACAGG GGTCATAAGCTTAAAGAAAGCCTGACTCctgtgctgaacttgctgacggaaagTGCCCGGGCCCATCGGCAGACAAGGAAGTTTCTCAAAGCTAAG GTACTTCCTCCACTGCGGGATGTAAAGAACAGGCCAGAGGTGGGAAACTTGCTGAGAAATAAACTGGTGCGCCTCATGACTCACATTGACACGGATGTGAAGCACTGTGCAGCAGAATTCCTCTTTGTTCTCTGCAAAGAGAGCG TGTCTCGGTTTGTGAAGTACACAGGATATGGGAATGCGGCTGGGCTGCTGGCAGCACGAGGCCTCATGGCTGGAGGTAGGACTGAAGGAGAATACTCTGAGGATGAAGACACCGATACAGAagaatacaaagaagcaaaaccCAA CATTAACCCTATAACTGGACGTGTGGAAGAGAAACTTCCCAATCCAATGGAAGGGATGACAGATGAGCAGAAGGAACACGAAGCAATGAAACTGGTGAATATGTTTGACAAACTCTCCAG